One segment of Panicum virgatum strain AP13 chromosome 3K, P.virgatum_v5, whole genome shotgun sequence DNA contains the following:
- the LOC120696967 gene encoding agglutinin-like, which produces MTPPIKVGPWGGSNGSPFDITRPFERLESVAIQFGRVINSFGFTYVDAISQKHTVGPVDGDGRGELTTIEFAPTEYVTEFAGSIGDTKGTFVVTYLRIRTNLETYEIHGTGLNAQANTSAVETAFPFSVPLPENTSIVGFFGRQGDNLNAIGVYVKPSSSLDTDTTQVAAAKIGAWGGGGGTEFDVTQPPMRLESMTIRAGDSIDSLGFSYVDETGHKHSVGPFGGTGGQLATIKLAPVEYVQRLSGTIGQAFGSESRTFVASLQIGTNIRTYGPYGRRLTSDDQFSITLPGNVCVVGFFGRAGNLLDAIGVYIAYKSLRLPRAHEPEETSGNKDEETPKNATVTAASPPPLTITGQTVPIKIGPWGSAKKSSVLEETFGILGWGGRPSPTEFDATEPPKRLDSVMIQSGDIIDAFGFSYTDEAGQKHTVGPYGGSGGSLTTIQLEPSEYVKHFSGTTGNYVGSPAVASLTMETNLRVYGPYGKDQEKHFSVPLPEDASIVGFFGTAENHLDAIGVYVSRFISN; this is translated from the exons ATG ACCCCTCCTATCAAGGTTGGACCATGGGGTGGGAGCAATGGGAGTCCGTTTGACATCACAAGGCCATTCGAGCGTCTCGAAAGCGTGGCAATTCAGTTTGGCAGAGTCATCAATTCATTTGGTTTCACCTATGTTGATGCAATAAGCCAGAAGCACACTGTTGGGCCAGTTGACGGTGACGGCCGTGGAGAACTTACCACG ATCGAGTTTGCACCAACAGAGTATGTAACGGAATTCGCCGGATCAATTGGTGACACCAAAGGAACATTTGTTGTGACGTATCTCAGGATTCGGACAAACTTAGAAACATACGAGATACATGGCACAGGGCTGAACGCCCAAGCGAACACTAGCGCAGTAGAGACTGCATTTCCTTTCAGCGTCCCTCTGCCGGAGAACACCAGCATTGTGGGATTCTTTGGACGTCAAGGGGACAATCTTAATGCCATTGGCGTTTATGTGAAACCATCCAGTTCCCTCGACACAGACACAACACAG GTTGCTGCGGCCAAGATTGGAGCATGGGGTGGGGGTGGAGGGACGGAGTTTGATGTCACACAGCCACCCATGCGCCTTGAAAGCATGACCATCCGCGCTGGCGACTCCATTGATTCACTTGGATTTTCCTACGTCGATGAAACAGGCCACAAGCACAGTGTAGGCCCATTTGGCGGTACCGGCGGGCAACTTGCAACG ATAAAGCTTGCACCTGTGGAGTATGTGCAGAGACTTTCCGGAACAATTGGTCAAGCTTTTGGCTCTGAATCAAGGACGTTTGTGGCATCGCTACAGATCGGAACAAACATCAGAACGTACGGGCCGTACGGGAGAAGGCTGACCAGCGACGATCAGTTCAGCATCACGTTGCCGGGGAACGTTTGCGTCGTGGGGTTCTTCGGACGCGCGGGGAATCTTCTTGACGCCATTGGTGTTTACATAGCTTACAAATCCCTCAGGCTGCCCAGGGCTCATGAACCTGAAGAAACATCAGGTAACAAAGATGAAGAAACCCCAAAGAACGCAACCGTTACAGCTGCTTCCCCACCACCACTCACCATCACTGGACAG ACCGTTCCTATCAAGATTGGGCCGTGGGGTTCGGCGAAAAAATCTTCGGTCTTAGAAGAGACGTTTGGAATCTTGGGTTGGGGTGGACGCCCGAGCCCGACGGAGTTTGATGCCACAGAGCCACCTAAGCGCCTCGACAGTGTGATGATTCAGTCTGGTGACATCATCGACGCATTTGGCTTTTCCTACACTGATGAAGCTGGTCAGAAGCACACTGTAGGTCCTTATGGCGGGAGTGGTGGGAGTCTTACCACG ATCCAGCTTGAACCATCAGAGTATGTGAAGCATTTCTCTGGAACAACTGGTAACTATGTCGGATCACCGGCTGTGGCGTCCCTAACGATGGAAACCAACTTACGGGTGTATGGGCCGTATGGGAAAGATCAGGAAAAGCATTTCAGCGTTCCCCTCCCTGAGGACGCCAGCATTGTGGGCTTCTTTGGAACTGCTGAGAACCATCTTGATGCGATCGGCGTTTACGTGAGCCGTTTCATCTCAAACTAG
- the LOC120696969 gene encoding mannose/glucose-specific lectin-like codes for MPEKQIPFSVPVPENTSIVGFFGRAGGDNLDAIGVYVKMKSANTNTEQETGINLDDYSPDEPIFMVAEAVPIKIGAWGGDGGTEFDVTEPPKRLESMTVRAGDSVDSIGFSYVDEEGQKHSVGPFGGTGGQPTTIEFAAEEYVRKFSGTIFRSFVASLEIETNIKTYGPYGKAHNDYPFSIPLPENVSIVGFFGRAGKFLDAIGVYIGYSRSPFTDATGETSSDKDEEATQKKATASTEPETITAGQQTFPIKIGVWGLGEGIEFDVTEPPKRLDSVMIQAGDIIDSFGFSYTDQAGKKHTVGPSGGRGGSLTTIQLEPTEYVKHFSGTTGTYVGSPVVASLKIETNLGVYGPYGKEQSVPFSIPLPKNASVVGFFGLSDNLLGAIGVYVGGSIPN; via the exons ATGCCAGAGAAGCAAATTCCCTTCAGCGTCCCTGTGCCAGAGAACACTAGCATTGTGGGATTCTTCGGCCGTGCAGGGGGCGATAATCTTGATGCCATTGGCGTCTACGTGAAAATGAAATCAGCTAACACAAACACAGAACAAGAAACAGGAATCAACCTGGATGATTATTCCCCAGATGAACCAATCTTCATGGTTGCCGAG GCTGTTCCCATCAAGATTGGAGCATGGGGTGGGGATGGAGGGACAGAGTTCGATGTCACGGAGCCACCCAAGCGCCTTGAAAGCATGACTGTTCGTGCTGGCGATTCTGTTGATTCGATCGGATTTTCCTACGTTGATGAAGAAGGCCAGAAGCACAGTGTAGGTCCGTTTGGCGGTACTGGTGGGCAACCTACAACG atcgagTTTGCAGCAGAGGAGTATGTGAGGAAATTTTCTGGAACAATTTTTCGGTCTTTTGTGGCATCGCTAGAGATTGAGACAAACATCAAAACGTATGGGCCATACGGGAAAGCGCACAACGACTACCCATTCAGCATCCCGTTACCAGAGAATGTCAGCATCGTGGGATTCTTCGGGCGTGCTGGGAAGTTTCTTGATGCCATTGGTGTTTACATAGGCTACTCCAGATCCCCCTTCACTGACGCAACTGGAGAGACGTCTAGTGACAAAGATGAAGAAGCCACGCAGAAGAAAGCCACTGCTTCCACAGAACCAGAAACCATCACTGCTGGACAACAG acctttcctatcaagattgGGGTGTGGGGTTTGGGTGAAGGGATAGAGTTTGATGTTACAGAGCCACCTAAGCGCCTCGATAGTGTGATGATTCAAGCTGGCGACATCATTGATTCATTTGGATTTTCCTATACTGATCAAGCTGGTAAGAAGCACACTGTAGGTCCATCCGGTGGCAGAGGTGGGAGTCTTACCACG ATCCAGCTTGAACCAACAGAGTATGTGAAGCATTTCTCTGGAACAACTGGTACTTATGTTGGATCACCGGTTGTGGCGTCGCTGAAGATCGAAACCAACTTAGGGGTGTATGGACCGTATGGGAAGGAGCAGAGCGTGCCTTTCAGCATTCCCCTCCCTAAGAATGCTAGCGTTGTGGGCTTCTTTGGACTCTCTGACAACCTTCTTGGAGCAATCGGCGTTTACGTGGGTGGTTCCATCCCAAACTAG
- the LOC120696968 gene encoding la-related protein 6B-like isoform X1, which produces MPYMVGAADSAAERPGGLPRSGSSSRLNAQAPEFVPRGPPSPAPAVVVPPPPPQVIRVFAAPPPPPRAAFFAAPPPRPFEYFAPVGGRAGFTTKERQVLEPEPDVELIPPAAQAEPVVDGLEDEVVHKITKQVEYYFSDINLTTTEHLMRFISKDPEGYVPISVIAGFKKVKASVRNNSMLAAALRASSKLVVSDDGKRVKRQQPFTESDLQELKSRIVVAENLPGDPSYQNLKKIFSAVGSVISIRTCYPQTPNGSGPATNRSAKLDMLFSNKLHAFVEYETPEDAEKAIVALSDEENWRNGLRVRLLNACSAKGTGKSKKEAHETNGNAEEDVSISNQSNEKQSEESSQLLDVLPEHLFDETFNEKEVPKRGRGRGRGGRGRGRGNHQYNNQQYQNHQPHYNHHGNNHGGNRGGAHPVGTPVHNLINKPEQHQQLPIGASKLPLGPRMPDGTRGFAMGRGKLQAVLPGLCAVGEP; this is translated from the exons ATGCCGTATATGGTGGGGGCCGCCGACTCGGCGGCCGAGCGGCCGGGGGGCCTGCCGAGGAGCGGCTCGTCCAGCCGCCTCAACGCGCAGGCGCCGGAGTTCGTGCCGCgggggccgccgtcgccggcgcccgcggtcgtggtgccaccgccgccgccgcaggtgatcCGAgtgttcgccgcgccgcccccgccgccgcgcgccgccttctTCGCGGCGCCCCCGCCCCGGCCGTTCGAGTACTTCGCGCCGGTGGGGGGACGCGCCGGATTTACCACCAAGGAGCGGCAGGTGCTGGAGCCAGAGCCGGATGTGGAGCTGATCCCGCCCGCGGCGCAGGCGGAGCCGGTAGTGGACGGGCTCGAGGATGAGGTGGTGCACAAGATCACCAAGCAG GTGGAGTACTATTTTAGTGATATAAATCTGACTACCACAGAACATTTGATGAGATTCATCTCCAAAGATCCTGAGGGATATG TGCCAATATCAGTTATTGCTGGCTTCAAGAAAGTAAAAGCTTCTGTGCGTAATAACTCCATGCTTGCTGCAGCTCTCCGAGCCTCATCAAAACTT GTTGTAAGTGATGATGGAAAAAGGGTCAAACGTCAACagccatttactgaatctgattTGCAGGAGCTCAAG TCCCGAATTGTTGTTGCAGAAAATCTTCCTGGTGATCCTTCGTACCAGAATCTTAAGAAGATATTTTCAGCTGTTGGCAG TGTGATTTCAATCCGCACTTGCTATCCTCAGACTCCAAATGGCTCTGGTCCTGCAACTAATAGATCTGCCAAGCTAGATATGCTTTTTAGTAACAAG CTGCATGCTTTCGTGGAGTACGAGACACCTGAGGATGCTGAGAAGGCA ATTGTGGCGCTTAGTGATGAGGAAAACTGGAGAAATGGACTTAGAGTCCGCTTGCTGAATGCTTGCTCG GCAAAGGGGACAGGCAAGAGCAAAAAGGAAGCACATGAAACTAATGGAAATGCTGAGGAAGATGTCTCCATTTCGAACCAATCAAATGAGAAACAGTCTGAAGAATCCTCTCAACTGTTAGATGTGTTGCCAGAGCACTTG TTTGACGAGACCTTCAATGAGAAGGAAGTTCCAAAACGTGGCAGAGGACGCGGTCGAGGTGGCAGGGGGCGCGGGCGTGGCAACCACCAGTACAACAACCAGCAGTACCAGAACCACCAGCCGCACTACAATCACCACGGCAACAACCACGGTGGCAACCGCGGTGGTGCCCACCCGGTTGGAACTCCGGTGCACAACCTGATAAACAAGCCCGAGCAGCATCAGCAGCTGCCGATTGGGGCCAGCAAGCTTCCTCTGGGGCCCCGCATGCCTGATGGTACCCGGGGTTTCGCCATGGGCAGAGGGAAGCTGCAAGCTGTGCTGCCAGGTCTGTGTGCTGTTGGGGAGCCTTAA
- the LOC120696968 gene encoding la-related protein 6B-like isoform X2 has translation MPYMVGAADSAAERPGGLPRSGSSSRLNAQAPEFVPRGPPSPAPAVVVPPPPPQVIRVFAAPPPPPRAAFFAAPPPRPFEYFAPVGGRAGFTTKERQVLEPEPDVELIPPAAQAEPVVDGLEDEVVHKITKQVEYYFSDINLTTTEHLMRFISKDPEGYVPISVIAGFKKVKASVRNNSMLAAALRASSKLVVSDDGKRVKRQQPFTESDLQELKSRIVVAENLPGDPSYQNLKKIFSAVGSVISIRTCYPQTPNGSGPATNRSAKLDMLFSNKLHAFVEYETPEDAEKAAKGTGKSKKEAHETNGNAEEDVSISNQSNEKQSEESSQLLDVLPEHLFDETFNEKEVPKRGRGRGRGGRGRGRGNHQYNNQQYQNHQPHYNHHGNNHGGNRGGAHPVGTPVHNLINKPEQHQQLPIGASKLPLGPRMPDGTRGFAMGRGKLQAVLPGLCAVGEP, from the exons ATGCCGTATATGGTGGGGGCCGCCGACTCGGCGGCCGAGCGGCCGGGGGGCCTGCCGAGGAGCGGCTCGTCCAGCCGCCTCAACGCGCAGGCGCCGGAGTTCGTGCCGCgggggccgccgtcgccggcgcccgcggtcgtggtgccaccgccgccgccgcaggtgatcCGAgtgttcgccgcgccgcccccgccgccgcgcgccgccttctTCGCGGCGCCCCCGCCCCGGCCGTTCGAGTACTTCGCGCCGGTGGGGGGACGCGCCGGATTTACCACCAAGGAGCGGCAGGTGCTGGAGCCAGAGCCGGATGTGGAGCTGATCCCGCCCGCGGCGCAGGCGGAGCCGGTAGTGGACGGGCTCGAGGATGAGGTGGTGCACAAGATCACCAAGCAG GTGGAGTACTATTTTAGTGATATAAATCTGACTACCACAGAACATTTGATGAGATTCATCTCCAAAGATCCTGAGGGATATG TGCCAATATCAGTTATTGCTGGCTTCAAGAAAGTAAAAGCTTCTGTGCGTAATAACTCCATGCTTGCTGCAGCTCTCCGAGCCTCATCAAAACTT GTTGTAAGTGATGATGGAAAAAGGGTCAAACGTCAACagccatttactgaatctgattTGCAGGAGCTCAAG TCCCGAATTGTTGTTGCAGAAAATCTTCCTGGTGATCCTTCGTACCAGAATCTTAAGAAGATATTTTCAGCTGTTGGCAG TGTGATTTCAATCCGCACTTGCTATCCTCAGACTCCAAATGGCTCTGGTCCTGCAACTAATAGATCTGCCAAGCTAGATATGCTTTTTAGTAACAAG CTGCATGCTTTCGTGGAGTACGAGACACCTGAGGATGCTGAGAAGGCA GCAAAGGGGACAGGCAAGAGCAAAAAGGAAGCACATGAAACTAATGGAAATGCTGAGGAAGATGTCTCCATTTCGAACCAATCAAATGAGAAACAGTCTGAAGAATCCTCTCAACTGTTAGATGTGTTGCCAGAGCACTTG TTTGACGAGACCTTCAATGAGAAGGAAGTTCCAAAACGTGGCAGAGGACGCGGTCGAGGTGGCAGGGGGCGCGGGCGTGGCAACCACCAGTACAACAACCAGCAGTACCAGAACCACCAGCCGCACTACAATCACCACGGCAACAACCACGGTGGCAACCGCGGTGGTGCCCACCCGGTTGGAACTCCGGTGCACAACCTGATAAACAAGCCCGAGCAGCATCAGCAGCTGCCGATTGGGGCCAGCAAGCTTCCTCTGGGGCCCCGCATGCCTGATGGTACCCGGGGTTTCGCCATGGGCAGAGGGAAGCTGCAAGCTGTGCTGCCAGGTCTGTGTGCTGTTGGGGAGCCTTAA